Proteins from one Bacteroidota bacterium genomic window:
- a CDS encoding T9SS type A sorting domain-containing protein encodes MKKTIIFLIIHLTILSSAFSQQWNDINPNPPHMVGLLGWAYFTSENTGYILVSDTSSKQWYYKTNNKGSNWFPIRQDGYNVLIFISEDTVIGLKRDNSNKNIYLITNGFDSVELVYTNPKGFVSQWTDENITKGWGDDIYASYDKHFFSPDSIGTYKSKDLGKSWIKVSDTAIYRIGFISDSIAFGQGFFYNQLDKFLVKSNDGGNSWQKTDGKHGADYYFGKDTFYITYRWAIKRSDDGGKTWKAISNGLPASLSPDDVYTFIDSKTGFIYNTFYGLYKTIDAGENWTKLRNPLPYMLNNIQCIAENGKVYFIISELLASGLAKIYHGTYDSTQIWNSTKEIIPKDISEKFKVYPNPAQSKITITYTGFIAFDTKVRIYDIQGKLVKEQQLALEKTVIDIKDFSKGIYFVKIKDGDGVFVEKVVKN; translated from the coding sequence ATGAAAAAGACAATAATATTTTTAATTATTCACTTAACAATTCTTTCATCTGCATTTTCACAGCAATGGAATGATATAAATCCTAATCCGCCACACATGGTTGGTTTGTTGGGTTGGGCATATTTCACATCGGAAAATACAGGTTATATTTTAGTTTCTGATACATCATCAAAACAGTGGTATTATAAAACAAATAATAAAGGTAGTAACTGGTTTCCTATACGTCAAGATGGTTATAATGTGCTTATATTTATATCAGAAGATACAGTAATAGGACTGAAACGTGACAATAGTAATAAAAATATTTATTTAATTACAAACGGATTTGATTCAGTTGAATTAGTTTATACAAACCCCAAGGGATTTGTCTCTCAATGGACAGACGAAAATATAACAAAAGGATGGGGAGATGACATTTATGCCAGTTACGATAAGCATTTTTTCTCTCCGGATAGTATAGGAACATATAAAAGTAAAGACCTCGGAAAATCGTGGATTAAAGTATCTGATACAGCAATTTATAGAATTGGGTTCATTAGTGATAGCATAGCTTTTGGTCAAGGTTTTTTTTATAATCAACTTGACAAATTCCTGGTTAAAAGCAATGATGGAGGAAATTCATGGCAAAAAACAGATGGTAAACATGGAGCTGATTATTATTTTGGCAAGGATACTTTTTATATAACTTATAGATGGGCTATTAAAAGGAGTGATGATGGTGGAAAAACATGGAAAGCAATATCTAACGGATTACCAGCAAGCTTATCACCCGATGATGTATATACTTTTATTGATTCAAAAACAGGTTTTATATATAATACTTTTTATGGTCTTTATAAAACTATTGATGCAGGAGAAAACTGGACAAAATTACGTAACCCTTTACCTTATATGCTAAATAATATTCAATGCATTGCAGAAAATGGCAAAGTATATTTTATTATTTCTGAGCTATTGGCTAGTGGTTTAGCAAAAATTTATCATGGTACTTATGACAGCACACAAATTTGGAATTCAACAAAAGAAATAATACCAAAGGATATTTCAGAAAAATTTAAAGTTTATCCTAATCCTGCTCAAAGTAAAATTACAATTACCTACACAGGCTTTATTGCTTTTGATACAAAGGTCAGAATTTACGATATTCAAGGAAAGCTCGTAAAAGAACAACAACTTGCTTTGGAAAAAACTGTAATTGATATTAAAGATTTTAGTAAAGGAATTTATTTTGTAAAGATTAAAGATGGTGATGGGGTGTTTGTGGAGAAAGTTGTTAAGAATTAA